A genomic window from Emys orbicularis isolate rEmyOrb1 chromosome 24, rEmyOrb1.hap1, whole genome shotgun sequence includes:
- the LOC135894280 gene encoding insulin gene enhancer protein ISL-2-like, whose protein sequence is MEGGPERAHPSGKEERRAGQRVCVPSRGEGSQGARPPCAGCGGKIRGPFLLRVAPDTEWHMGCLRCSCCQLSLAHSPTCFLRDGSVYCRADYLRLFSTRCARCRETLLPSDLVLRARGAVYHQACFRCSLCQRRLLPGEQFALRPDGLYCPMHQWPGQEGAGPEIPVSAWTKWHRSVMGSSIPVAQAGSGKLTRVRTVLNERQLQALSSCYAANPRPDTGLKEQLVELTGLSPRVIRVWFQNKRCKDKKRNLVSQLQPPPLSLQGAVGTRMVAASPQPQDEAYAWSPVEVQRGRPSWQLVNSTEEAGFSQLLRLTDPEQLGWVGSVLR, encoded by the exons ATGGAAGGGGGGCCGGAGAGAGCCCACCCCTCTGGGAAGGAGGAGCGGAGGGCAGGACAGAGGGTCTGTGTGCCCAGCCGTGGGGAAGGCTCCCAGG GCGCCAGGCCGCCgtgtgctggctgtggggggaagaTCAGAGGCCCCTTCCTGCTCCGCGTGGCGCCCGACACAGAGTGGCACATGGGCTGTCtccgctgcagctgctgccagctcagcctcgctcacagccccacctgcttcctgcgcgACGGCAGCGTTTACTGCAGAGCCGACTATCTCAG gctCTTCTCCACGAGATGCGCCCGCTGCCGGGAGACCTTGCTGCCCTCTGACCTGGTGTTGCGGGCACGAGGGGCTGTATACCACCAGGCCTGCTTCCGCTGCTCCCTCTGCCAACGCCGGCTGCTGCCCGGCGAGCAGTTCGCTCTGCGGCCAGACGGATTGTACTGCCCCATGCACCAGTGgccagggcaggaaggggcagggccggagATCCCGGTATCAGCATGGACCAAGTGGCACCGGTCAG TGATGGGCTCAAGCATCCCCGTGGCCCAGGCCGGCTCAGGGAAGCTGACCCGCGTCCGCACCGTCCTGAACGAGCGGCAGCTCCAGGCCCTGAGCTCCTGCTATGCGGCCAACCCTCGCCCCGACACCGGGCTGAAGGAGCAGCTGGTGGAGCTGACCGGCCTCAGCCCCCGCGTCATCCGTGTCTGGTTCCAGAACAAGCGCTGCAAGGACAAGAAGCGGAACCTCGTGAGCCAGCTGCAGCCGCCGCCCCTG AGCCTGCAGGGTGCCGTGGGGACCCGGATGGTGGCCGCCAGCCCGCAGCCCCAGGACGAGGCGTATGCATGGAGTCCGGTGGAGGTTCAGAGGGGCAGGCCCTCCTGGCAGCTGGTGAACAGCACCGAGGAGGCAGGTTTCTCCCAGCTGCTGCGGCTGACGGACCCGGAGCAGCTCGGCTGGGTGGGCTCCGTTCTCCGCTAG